One window from the genome of Cyclobacterium amurskyense encodes:
- the atpA gene encoding F0F1 ATP synthase subunit alpha has product MADVRPDEVSAILKEQLSEAKTQAELEEVGTVLQVGDGVARIYGLSKAQAGELIEFENGLRAMVLNLEEDNVGAVLFGEAKSVREGDTVKRTKRIASIKVGNGMLGRVVDTLGIPIDGKGALEGDLYEMPLERKAPGVIYRQPVTEPLQTGIKSIDAMIPIGRGQRELIIGDRQTGKTAVAIDTILNQKEFYDKGEPVFCIYVAIGQKASTVANVVAALEKGGALPYTVIVSASAADPAPMQFFAPFTGATIGEFFRDTGKPALVVYDDLSKQAVAYREVSLLLRRPPGREAYPGDVFYLHSRLLERAAKINSSDEIARQMNDLPPSLVPLVKGGGSLTALPIIETQAGDVSAYIPTNVISITDGQIFLETNLFNAGIRPAINVGISVSRVGGNAQIKAMKKVAGTLKLDQAAFRELEAFSKFGSDLDPTTKRTIERGRRNQEILKQGQYSPVRVDLQVAIIYASSKGLLDNVPVGKVREFEKDFYNLIIAQYPEALTAINKGDLNTAGDLLKKAVEELAPKYKA; this is encoded by the coding sequence ATGGCAGATGTAAGACCTGATGAAGTTTCGGCAATATTGAAAGAGCAACTCTCGGAAGCCAAGACTCAAGCAGAATTGGAAGAAGTGGGTACTGTACTCCAAGTTGGTGACGGTGTAGCCCGTATATACGGACTCTCTAAAGCGCAAGCAGGGGAGTTGATCGAATTTGAGAATGGTTTGAGAGCCATGGTCCTCAATTTGGAAGAAGACAATGTAGGTGCTGTGCTCTTTGGAGAAGCTAAATCCGTAAGAGAAGGCGATACCGTTAAAAGAACTAAAAGGATTGCCTCCATTAAAGTAGGTAATGGTATGCTGGGTAGGGTGGTAGACACCTTAGGTATTCCTATTGATGGTAAAGGTGCTTTGGAAGGAGATCTTTATGAAATGCCTCTTGAAAGGAAAGCTCCTGGTGTAATTTACCGTCAGCCGGTAACTGAACCATTGCAAACTGGTATCAAATCTATTGATGCTATGATTCCAATCGGTAGAGGTCAGCGTGAATTGATTATCGGTGACAGACAAACAGGTAAAACTGCTGTTGCTATCGATACAATTCTTAACCAAAAAGAATTTTATGACAAAGGGGAGCCAGTTTTCTGTATTTATGTTGCCATAGGTCAGAAAGCATCTACAGTTGCCAACGTAGTTGCAGCCCTTGAAAAAGGAGGCGCTTTGCCTTATACTGTTATCGTAAGTGCATCTGCTGCAGATCCTGCACCTATGCAATTCTTTGCTCCATTTACTGGTGCAACCATTGGAGAGTTTTTCCGTGATACAGGAAAGCCTGCCTTGGTAGTTTATGATGATCTTTCTAAACAAGCTGTAGCTTACCGTGAGGTTTCTTTGTTGTTGAGAAGACCTCCAGGACGTGAAGCCTATCCTGGTGATGTATTTTATCTTCATTCCAGATTATTGGAAAGAGCAGCAAAAATCAACTCTTCGGACGAGATTGCAAGGCAAATGAATGATTTACCACCTTCTTTAGTTCCTTTGGTAAAAGGAGGAGGATCTCTTACTGCTTTGCCTATAATTGAAACTCAAGCTGGTGACGTTTCTGCCTATATTCCTACCAATGTTATTTCCATTACTGATGGACAAATATTCTTGGAAACAAACCTTTTCAACGCAGGTATTCGCCCTGCCATTAACGTAGGTATTTCAGTATCTCGTGTTGGTGGTAATGCGCAGATCAAAGCCATGAAAAAAGTTGCAGGTACCTTGAAACTTGATCAGGCTGCCTTCCGTGAATTGGAAGCTTTCTCTAAGTTTGGATCAGATCTTGACCCTACTACTAAGCGAACAATCGAAAGAGGTAGAAGGAATCAGGAAATCTTGAAGCAAGGACAATATTCTCCAGTAAGAGTTGACCTTCAGGTAGCCATTATCTATGCTTCTTCTAAAGGTTTATTGGATAATGTACCAGTAGGAAAAGTAAGAGAATTCGAGAAGGATTTTTACAATCTTATCATCGCTCAATACCCTGAAGCACTTACTGCTATCAATAAAGGAGACCTAAATACTGCTGGTGACTTGCTGAAAAAAGCTGTAGAGGAGTTAGCTCCTAAATACAAAGCTTAA
- the atpH gene encoding ATP synthase F1 subunit delta: protein MSAYRVASRYAKSLLELAVEKNELEQVHSDMSTVLSLSGDSSFLDMVKSPVISSEKKTEILKLLVGEKTTALTIKFFELVGEKGRTAFLPEMATAFIRLYNEHLGIQTAEVVSTIQLDEELRNSFKDIVKEVSGKNKVTLVEKINPNLIGGFVLRIGDKQLDESIKSKLQQLRLDFTQNLYEKKY, encoded by the coding sequence ATGTCAGCATACAGAGTAGCTTCTCGTTACGCAAAATCACTGCTGGAACTCGCAGTAGAAAAAAATGAATTGGAACAGGTGCATTCAGACATGTCCACTGTTTTGTCCTTAAGCGGAGATTCATCTTTTTTGGATATGGTTAAAAGTCCTGTCATAAGTTCTGAAAAAAAGACAGAAATTTTAAAGTTGCTAGTGGGAGAAAAAACCACTGCATTGACGATAAAGTTTTTTGAATTAGTTGGTGAAAAAGGCAGAACAGCATTTCTTCCAGAAATGGCCACTGCTTTTATCCGACTATACAATGAACATCTTGGGATACAAACTGCAGAAGTGGTTAGTACCATTCAGCTGGATGAAGAACTTCGAAATTCCTTCAAGGATATCGTTAAGGAGGTTTCCGGCAAAAACAAAGTAACACTTGTAGAGAAGATCAATCCAAACCTTATAGGTGGTTTTGTTCTTAGAATTGGTGACAAACAACTTGATGAATCTATCAAGAGTAAGTTACAACAATTGCGTCTGGATTTTACCCAGAACCTTTACGAGAAAAAATATTAA
- a CDS encoding F0F1 ATP synthase subunit B yields the protein MDLITPGLGLIIWQLIGFAILFFILAKFAWKPILSALDERDSTIEASLNEAEKARLEMQNLVADNERLLQEARVERDEILKSANEFASQTMEIAKEEAAKVGAKMIEEAKAVIETEKQAALTDVKIQVAELSLQVAEKLMRQNLSSEASQKELVEEFVKDIKLN from the coding sequence ATGGATCTGATTACTCCTGGTTTAGGTTTGATTATTTGGCAACTGATAGGTTTTGCCATCTTATTTTTCATTTTAGCCAAATTTGCTTGGAAGCCAATTCTTTCTGCGCTTGATGAGCGTGACAGCACTATTGAGGCATCATTGAATGAGGCTGAGAAAGCAAGGCTAGAAATGCAAAATCTAGTTGCTGACAATGAGCGTTTACTTCAAGAGGCAAGAGTGGAAAGGGATGAGATTTTAAAGTCTGCAAATGAGTTTGCTTCTCAAACCATGGAAATTGCAAAAGAAGAAGCTGCCAAAGTAGGTGCTAAAATGATTGAAGAAGCCAAAGCTGTTATTGAAACTGAAAAACAAGCTGCTTTAACTGATGTTAAAATTCAGGTAGCAGAACTTTCGCTTCAGGTGGCTGAGAAACTTATGAGACAAAATCTCTCAAGTGAAGCTTCTCAAAAAGAATTAGTAGAAGAATTTGTTAAGGATATTAAATTAAACTAA
- the atpE gene encoding ATP synthase F0 subunit C, with amino-acid sequence MLTSLLLTAGFALMGAGIGAGIVAIGAGLGIGRIGGQAMEGIARQPEAAGKIQTAMLIIAALIEVVSLFAVVVCLLIALNGNLTF; translated from the coding sequence ATGTTAACTTCATTATTATTGACTGCCGGTTTTGCACTTATGGGTGCTGGTATCGGTGCTGGAATTGTTGCGATAGGCGCAGGTCTGGGTATTGGTAGAATCGGTGGACAAGCCATGGAAGGTATTGCACGTCAGCCTGAGGCTGCTGGTAAAATCCAGACTGCAATGTTGATCATCGCTGCCCTTATTGAAGTAGTTTCCTTGTTTGCTGTAGTAGTTTGTCTACTTATCGCACTTAACGGAAATCTTACTTTCTAG
- the atpB gene encoding F0F1 ATP synthase subunit A — protein MVRKFIRLSILMSVILLTFSAAVMAASGGDEDKTSFIMHHIKDSHEWHFATMGHTHVTLALPVIIYSADRGVEFYSSSSFVDPETHHFGVEHNGYYIDEHDKLQAVDESRSFTDLSITKNVAMLFLILAVTLYLMLSTSRYYKKHPNKAPRGVASFVEPIVIFVRDEIARPNIGPKYKKFTPYLLTLFFFIWIGNLLGLLPGAANLTGNIAVTITLAMITFLITNFNGNKDYWKHVVATPGVPLPLLLIIVPVEIIGLFTKPFALTVRLFVAITAGHIVILSFIGLIFVFESYAVGVASTLMVVFINVIELLVATIQAYVFTLFSAMYIGSAVAEHGHEH, from the coding sequence ATGGTCCGCAAATTTATCAGGTTAAGTATCTTAATGTCAGTAATTTTACTGACATTTTCTGCAGCAGTTATGGCTGCCTCAGGTGGTGATGAAGATAAAACAAGCTTCATTATGCACCATATTAAGGATTCTCATGAATGGCATTTTGCCACCATGGGACATACTCATGTAACACTCGCTCTACCAGTGATTATCTATTCTGCTGATAGAGGTGTTGAGTTTTATTCCTCATCGTCCTTTGTAGATCCCGAAACCCATCACTTTGGTGTTGAGCACAACGGGTACTATATAGACGAGCATGACAAGCTTCAAGCAGTGGATGAAAGCAGGTCTTTCACTGATTTAAGCATTACTAAGAATGTTGCAATGCTTTTTTTGATATTGGCGGTAACGCTTTATCTTATGCTGTCAACTTCTAGGTACTATAAGAAGCATCCCAATAAAGCCCCAAGGGGAGTCGCCTCATTTGTGGAACCAATTGTTATTTTTGTAAGAGATGAGATAGCTCGTCCGAACATTGGTCCGAAATACAAAAAATTCACGCCATACCTTTTGACCTTATTCTTCTTTATTTGGATAGGGAATCTATTGGGCTTATTGCCAGGTGCGGCTAACCTTACAGGTAACATCGCTGTTACGATTACTTTGGCGATGATAACTTTCTTAATTACCAATTTTAATGGTAATAAAGATTATTGGAAACATGTAGTAGCTACTCCAGGTGTTCCATTACCACTATTGCTTATTATTGTTCCAGTTGAGATTATTGGTTTGTTTACCAAGCCTTTCGCACTTACTGTTCGACTATTTGTAGCGATCACAGCAGGTCATATTGTAATCCTAAGTTTTATAGGGTTGATATTTGTTTTCGAATCCTATGCAGTGGGCGTAGCTTCCACATTGATGGTAGTGTTCATTAATGTGATCGAATTATTAGTAGCCACTATTCAGGCTTACGTATTTACTTTATTCTCTGCCATGTACATAGGTTCAGCTGTAGCTGAGCATGGACATGAGCATTAA
- a CDS encoding AtpZ/AtpI family protein, translating into MEKPKSKPPQTDSPVYVKYFGLAFQMCTIIGLGSYLGYRLHLRSNMEFPLYLLLGCFISTAIAFYQLFKSISPNKKK; encoded by the coding sequence ATGGAGAAACCAAAAAGCAAGCCTCCTCAAACTGATTCACCTGTTTATGTGAAATATTTTGGGTTGGCTTTTCAGATGTGTACCATTATAGGATTAGGTAGCTATCTGGGGTATAGGTTACATTTAAGAAGTAACATGGAGTTTCCACTCTATTTATTACTTGGCTGTTTTATTTCGACAGCCATAGCCTTTTACCAACTTTTTAAGTCAATTTCTCCCAATAAGAAAAAATAA
- a CDS encoding bactofilin family protein, whose product MAKNTDDRKNTTELVTSSNLVALGTVIVGNIGSQGNIRVEGTVDGSLDSQKKIIIGESAKVNGDVRAGDVEISGHIKGDIYCTESLYLKKSALIYGDIYTKKLIIENGAEFNGKCNMGTNHQLKVERKDGETKKQASSN is encoded by the coding sequence ATGGCAAAAAATACTGATGACAGAAAAAACACTACTGAACTGGTTACTTCCAGTAATCTAGTGGCATTAGGAACAGTAATAGTAGGAAATATTGGTTCTCAGGGAAATATCCGTGTAGAAGGTACAGTGGATGGATCTCTGGATTCTCAAAAAAAGATTATAATTGGTGAATCGGCCAAAGTAAATGGAGACGTAAGAGCTGGAGATGTAGAAATTTCTGGTCATATAAAAGGAGATATCTATTGCACAGAATCTCTTTATCTCAAAAAATCAGCTTTGATCTATGGTGATATTTACACCAAAAAGTTAATCATAGAAAATGGAGCTGAGTTTAATGGCAAATGCAACATGGGCACCAATCATCAGTTAAAAGTGGAAAGAAAGGATGGAGAAACCAAAAAGCAAGCCTCCTCAAACTGA
- a CDS encoding M23 family metallopeptidase yields MSLKQKINDWIETKFLIVIRKEEDFSVITSFNITKIRVGLLLVFVFMTCFLISLFLSKTLLARWFDPVYIETENMVKIHALSETIDSLIMEVDAKDQYVKNIQNVISGQFENETPASSDTSSKPVVNRGEIDLYKSSDATQQIIGEFESLPLEETSFGRISSGSFTDNYFFPPVKGVVTSSFSAGQNHFGVDVVAAENEPVKAIADGTVIFSSWTLETGYVVAVQHSNELISIYKHNSVILKSIGDPIRGGEILSIIGNTGEQTTGQHLHLELWYRGNPLDPQEFITFD; encoded by the coding sequence TTGAGCCTTAAACAGAAAATAAACGACTGGATAGAAACCAAGTTCCTTATAGTAATTAGAAAGGAAGAGGACTTTTCGGTCATTACCTCTTTTAATATTACGAAAATCAGGGTTGGATTATTGTTAGTGTTTGTATTTATGACCTGTTTTTTGATTTCACTGTTTTTGTCCAAAACTTTATTGGCCAGATGGTTTGATCCGGTTTATATAGAGACAGAAAACATGGTTAAGATTCATGCCCTATCTGAAACGATTGATTCCCTGATTATGGAGGTCGATGCCAAAGACCAATATGTTAAGAACATACAAAATGTTATCTCAGGACAATTTGAAAACGAGACGCCAGCCAGTTCTGATACCTCAAGTAAACCGGTGGTAAATAGAGGGGAAATTGATTTGTATAAAAGTAGTGATGCTACCCAACAGATTATTGGAGAGTTTGAATCGCTACCCCTTGAAGAAACAAGTTTTGGAAGGATAAGTAGCGGGTCGTTTACAGATAATTATTTTTTCCCTCCTGTAAAAGGAGTTGTGACGAGTAGCTTCTCTGCTGGACAAAATCATTTCGGTGTAGACGTGGTGGCGGCAGAAAATGAACCGGTAAAAGCAATAGCAGATGGAACGGTAATATTCTCTAGCTGGACTCTAGAGACCGGCTATGTAGTAGCAGTACAGCATTCGAATGAATTGATTTCGATTTACAAACATAATTCTGTAATATTGAAATCCATTGGAGACCCTATCCGTGGTGGGGAGATATTATCTATTATCGGAAATACCGGTGAGCAAACTACAGGGCAGCACTTGCACCTTGAGCTATGGTATAGAGGAAATCCACTCGATCCCCAAGAATTTATTACATTTGATTAG
- the porW gene encoding type IX secretion system periplasmic lipoprotein PorW/SprE, which produces MQRNIIFFFLAIALNLMPSCSSQKDTFTNRLYHNTTARFNAYYYAKEKILELEKEIQNEYQEDFSQVLPVFYPIDSATVEAKEELLKEAREMASKAVDWHKISDWVDPSYFLIGKVDYYKGKYEEAQNTFKFLNVNSKQDDVRHIALIQLLRSFIDHQQFEDASFVIDFLSKEENINDENKQYLYKTLAYYYEARGEMELMAPSLFKSLEYTKDKSEASRINFILAQLYQQSGLDAFAYEYYQKSVSGSPNYERTFFAQLYSQQVAELERSKDLKRVREYYDDLYKDNKNVDFRDVILFEKGRFEKKQGNLDEAIRLYSLAAKEVTENDRQKGYIYEALSEVYLNEKEDFLKTKYYLDSALSKFKETDKNYGLLSAKKIIFDQYALNYELLTTNDSLIQLSKLSPEDQEKFVDDFLAMEEERLIKEAELAKDKKSPGRFENLLAFGGNSGATFYWDNPVAIQKGALEFAQIWGNRELSDNWRTSDRGFQEAVNVGNNNNSGEANNSDNNNESNTITTNLPDKAALLNQIPNSPELLEQMVDQMEEAYFNLGKLLYFDLKQPDKAIEYLEALIEKYPQTLKKPEAFYTLYLATKDLEKDSDRYAQLLNQEFPNSQYTKSINNPDKVSGSKANLASGENYKTAYQYFKDRSYEEARTIVRQTLNEYPLTKNTDRLLLLDIMITGQLEPLETYKERLKTYLQQTKEEELLDFAEKLLKAVSEDDTASMGAATAETNKEEEPSAVSENLPDVPNVESPYKENFNQTHIFILPMNTDVAEKASDLTAALESFHNSNFSSARLRTGTISLGQKTTILIISPFSDAEKSIAYKEAFLNSFNNDSLTEEIKNSSFVISIENFQQLNKRKDIKEYRSFYKKAY; this is translated from the coding sequence TTGCAAAGGAACATTATATTTTTCTTTTTGGCTATTGCCTTGAATCTGATGCCTTCTTGTTCTTCACAAAAAGACACTTTCACCAACCGGTTATACCATAACACAACGGCCAGATTTAACGCGTATTACTATGCCAAAGAAAAAATCCTGGAATTAGAAAAAGAAATACAAAATGAATACCAAGAAGATTTCTCCCAGGTGTTGCCTGTATTTTATCCTATAGATAGTGCTACTGTCGAAGCCAAAGAAGAATTATTAAAGGAAGCCCGAGAAATGGCGTCTAAAGCTGTGGATTGGCATAAAATCAGTGACTGGGTCGATCCATCCTACTTTCTTATAGGAAAGGTTGACTACTACAAAGGCAAATATGAAGAAGCACAAAACACATTTAAATTCCTAAACGTCAATAGCAAACAGGACGATGTGAGACATATTGCACTGATACAGCTTTTAAGGTCTTTCATTGATCATCAGCAATTTGAAGATGCCAGCTTTGTGATCGATTTTCTTTCTAAAGAAGAAAATATTAATGACGAAAACAAACAGTACCTCTACAAAACCTTGGCTTACTATTACGAAGCCAGGGGAGAAATGGAGCTAATGGCCCCCTCACTGTTCAAATCGCTAGAATATACCAAAGACAAATCCGAAGCCTCGAGGATTAATTTTATTTTAGCTCAGCTTTATCAGCAATCAGGATTGGATGCATTTGCCTACGAATATTACCAAAAGTCAGTCTCTGGAAGTCCTAACTACGAACGTACCTTTTTTGCCCAGTTGTATTCACAGCAGGTAGCAGAACTTGAACGAAGTAAGGACCTGAAACGAGTCCGAGAATATTATGATGACCTCTACAAAGACAATAAAAACGTCGATTTTCGGGATGTTATATTATTCGAAAAAGGCAGGTTTGAAAAAAAACAGGGGAATCTGGATGAGGCCATTCGTCTTTACTCCCTGGCGGCCAAGGAAGTGACAGAAAATGACAGGCAAAAGGGGTATATCTACGAAGCACTTTCTGAAGTTTATCTGAACGAAAAAGAAGACTTCCTCAAAACAAAATACTATCTCGATAGTGCCTTATCTAAATTTAAAGAAACAGATAAAAATTATGGATTGCTTTCAGCAAAAAAAATAATTTTTGACCAATACGCTTTAAATTATGAATTATTGACCACCAACGACAGCCTTATTCAGCTCAGCAAGCTCAGCCCTGAAGATCAAGAGAAATTTGTAGATGATTTTTTGGCCATGGAGGAAGAAAGGTTAATTAAAGAAGCTGAATTGGCCAAGGATAAAAAAAGCCCGGGAAGGTTTGAAAATCTTTTGGCTTTCGGTGGCAATTCAGGGGCTACTTTTTATTGGGATAATCCTGTGGCCATTCAAAAGGGAGCTTTAGAGTTTGCTCAAATTTGGGGAAACAGAGAGCTGTCGGATAACTGGAGGACTAGCGACAGGGGTTTTCAGGAGGCTGTCAATGTAGGAAACAATAACAACAGCGGTGAAGCAAATAATTCTGATAACAACAATGAAAGCAATACTATCACCACAAACCTTCCTGATAAAGCTGCCTTATTAAATCAAATCCCCAATTCTCCCGAACTTCTTGAGCAAATGGTGGATCAGATGGAGGAGGCCTACTTCAATTTAGGGAAATTACTTTATTTCGACCTCAAGCAACCAGATAAGGCAATTGAGTATTTGGAAGCTTTAATCGAAAAATACCCACAAACATTAAAAAAACCAGAGGCTTTTTACACCTTGTACTTAGCCACAAAGGATTTAGAAAAAGATTCAGATAGGTATGCCCAATTGTTGAATCAAGAATTCCCCAATTCTCAATATACCAAATCTATCAATAACCCAGATAAGGTGTCCGGATCCAAAGCGAATTTAGCGTCTGGCGAAAACTATAAAACTGCCTACCAATACTTCAAGGACAGGTCTTATGAAGAAGCTAGGACAATTGTTAGGCAAACTTTAAACGAATATCCACTAACAAAAAATACGGATCGATTATTGTTATTGGACATTATGATCACTGGCCAGTTAGAACCATTGGAGACCTATAAAGAAAGACTTAAAACCTATTTACAGCAAACAAAGGAAGAAGAGTTATTGGACTTTGCTGAAAAATTATTGAAAGCGGTAAGTGAAGATGATACTGCTTCAATGGGAGCAGCTACCGCAGAAACAAATAAAGAAGAGGAACCTTCTGCTGTTTCAGAAAACCTGCCAGATGTCCCCAATGTTGAATCCCCATACAAAGAGAATTTTAACCAAACCCATATATTTATCCTGCCAATGAATACTGATGTGGCTGAAAAAGCAAGCGACCTGACGGCTGCCCTCGAAAGTTTTCATAATTCAAATTTTTCCAGTGCACGTTTAAGAACTGGTACAATTTCTCTGGGACAAAAAACAACCATACTAATAATTAGCCCATTTTCCGATGCTGAAAAATCAATAGCCTATAAAGAGGCCTTTTTAAATAGTTTTAATAATGATTCCTTAACTGAGGAAATAAAAAATAGTAGTTTTGTAATTTCAATTGAGAATTTCCAACAACTCAATAAACGGAAAGACATTAAGGAATACAGGTCTTTCTATAAGAAAGCTTATTGA
- a CDS encoding penicillin-binding protein 1A has protein sequence MSKIKNKNTKPLYVKIIRYMWLAFILGLVGFVLFVVSVNANFLGLFGEMPEFESLENPDSELASELYSADGVLLGKYFRENRTPVTYNELSPNIINALIATEDERFEDHSGIDPRALARVFVKSILLRQKNAGGGSTLSQQTAKNLFKTRSGDSQGLLSNVPVLRMIIIKTKEWIVATKLESAYTKDEILTMYLNTSDFGSNAFGVKTAAKTFFNKDTRDLSIQESATLVGLLKAPSYYSPVYNAENSTRRRNTVLAQMKNGEYISQTQFDSIAAIPLELEYQVESHNEGLATYFREAVKADLIKWTKENLQPDGTNYDLFGDGLKIYTTIDSRLQKYAEESVQEHMSELQKNFEKEIGDREPWIDEHRRPIPGFIEKAVKRTEAYRNLRSRYGDNTDSIEYKLNEKKKMKVFSYEGNIDTLMSTMDSMRYYKKFLQTGFVSMDPHSGHIKAWVGGVNHTHFKYDHVKQGKRQPGSTFKPFVYAAAIENGYGPCYTVIDQPVEINIPNQPTWRPQNADSKFTYERMTIRSAMSQSVNSITAYMMKKLSPGVVVETAKRIGITSELEAVPALALGTVDVSIMEMVGAFSTFVNKGEHITPIYIDRIEDKNGNVLHQFIPRKRPAMSEEDAYIMVYMLRGGTEEEGGTSQGLPWSIRDEGNEIGGKTGTTQNASDGWYMGITKDLVSGVWVGGDDRAIHFRSWINGQGSRTARPIWSKFMSKVYEDSSLGITKGPFPKPERPISIEIDCSKYDLETEEYQEFDYDATTTDF, from the coding sequence ATGAGTAAAATTAAAAATAAAAACACCAAGCCTCTTTATGTGAAGATAATCAGATACATGTGGCTTGCATTCATTTTAGGTCTGGTCGGTTTCGTGCTATTTGTAGTATCAGTGAATGCCAATTTTCTGGGTCTATTCGGAGAAATGCCCGAATTTGAATCATTAGAAAACCCTGATAGCGAACTGGCTTCCGAGCTTTACTCTGCTGATGGGGTCTTACTAGGTAAATACTTTAGGGAAAACAGAACACCTGTCACCTATAATGAACTCTCTCCAAATATAATCAATGCCTTGATTGCAACTGAAGATGAGAGGTTTGAAGACCATTCGGGAATTGACCCGCGTGCATTGGCCAGGGTTTTCGTTAAATCCATATTGCTAAGACAAAAAAATGCTGGTGGTGGTAGTACCTTAAGTCAGCAGACTGCAAAGAATCTTTTCAAAACCCGATCAGGCGATTCACAGGGATTATTAAGTAATGTCCCTGTATTAAGAATGATCATCATTAAAACCAAAGAGTGGATTGTTGCCACTAAACTGGAAAGTGCATATACCAAAGATGAGATATTGACCATGTACCTCAACACCTCTGACTTTGGAAGCAATGCATTTGGAGTTAAGACAGCCGCTAAAACTTTCTTTAATAAAGACACCAGAGATCTTAGTATACAAGAGTCCGCCACCTTGGTAGGTCTACTAAAGGCTCCTTCCTACTATAGCCCAGTATACAATGCTGAAAACTCTACCCGTAGGAGAAATACCGTTTTGGCTCAAATGAAAAATGGAGAATACATATCCCAAACTCAATTTGATTCAATAGCTGCTATACCATTAGAGTTGGAGTATCAGGTAGAAAGCCACAACGAAGGTTTGGCTACCTATTTCAGAGAGGCGGTTAAGGCTGACCTAATTAAATGGACTAAAGAAAACCTACAGCCTGATGGAACCAATTACGACCTTTTTGGAGATGGGCTGAAGATATATACAACCATAGACAGTCGACTGCAAAAATATGCAGAGGAATCAGTACAGGAACACATGTCGGAGTTGCAAAAGAATTTTGAGAAAGAAATAGGGGATCGAGAGCCATGGATTGACGAACACCGTAGACCCATACCTGGTTTCATCGAAAAAGCTGTAAAAAGGACTGAAGCTTATCGAAATCTTAGGTCTCGCTATGGCGACAATACGGACAGCATTGAATACAAGCTCAATGAAAAGAAAAAAATGAAGGTTTTTTCTTATGAGGGAAATATAGACACATTGATGAGCACCATGGACTCCATGAGGTACTATAAAAAGTTCCTTCAAACTGGCTTTGTATCCATGGATCCACATTCTGGACATATCAAGGCTTGGGTAGGTGGTGTTAACCATACCCACTTTAAGTACGATCACGTTAAGCAAGGAAAAAGGCAACCTGGATCAACCTTTAAACCCTTCGTATATGCTGCTGCAATAGAAAATGGCTATGGTCCATGTTATACAGTAATTGACCAGCCTGTGGAGATTAACATCCCAAACCAACCCACTTGGAGACCTCAAAATGCTGATTCAAAATTCACTTATGAGCGCATGACCATCCGGTCTGCCATGTCCCAATCTGTCAATTCAATCACGGCCTACATGATGAAAAAACTTAGTCCGGGTGTGGTAGTAGAAACAGCAAAAAGAATAGGAATTACCAGCGAGTTAGAAGCTGTACCAGCCTTGGCCCTTGGCACAGTGGATGTCTCAATAATGGAAATGGTGGGTGCTTTTAGCACATTTGTCAACAAAGGCGAACACATTACCCCTATTTATATTGATAGAATAGAAGATAAAAATGGCAATGTTCTCCACCAATTCATCCCAAGGAAAAGACCTGCAATGAGCGAAGAGGATGCCTATATAATGGTGTACATGCTTCGAGGTGGTACTGAAGAAGAAGGGGGAACAAGTCAGGGCTTACCATGGAGTATTAGGGATGAAGGCAATGAAATTGGAGGTAAGACGGGAACTACCCAAAATGCTTCCGATGGTTGGTACATGGGCATTACCAAAGATTTGGTAAGTGGAGTTTGGGTAGGTGGTGATGACCGTGCCATACACTTCAGAAGCTGGATAAATGGTCAAGGATCAAGAACAGCTAGGCCAATTTGGTCAAAATTCATGAGCAAGGTATATGAAGACAGCTCTTTAGGTATCACCAAAGGTCCATTCCCAAAACCAGAAAGACCCATCAGCATAGAGATAGATTGTTCCAAATATGATCTGGAAACAGAGGAATACCAGGAATTTGACTATGATGCTACGACAACTGATTTTTAA